The genomic window TGTCAATATTACCAATTTGGATTACAGCCACCTATTAAAACCAGAGGGAGAAGATGTATTTTTATTTTTAGATCCACCATATTTTAGTGCTACTAAATCAAAGTTATATGGTAAAGACGGTGACTTGCACACCTCTTTTGAGCATCAGAGATTTGCTGAAATTTTGCAACAATGCCATCATCGCTGGCTAATTACCTACGACGACTCACCGCAAATTAGAGAGAATTTTCAATGGGCTAATATCTCAGCATGGGAATTGCAGTATGGGATGAATAACTATAAGCAGAGTGGTGCAGCTAAAGGAAAAGAGTTATTCATTACTAATTACGAAGTAAAACTTTATTTGGATAAAAAAGCAAAAAATCAGAAGCTTGTTAATCCAGCTTTGCAGTTGAGCCTTGATATTTCACTTTAACTTTGATAACTCCCAATTTTCCGGTAGGATAGCTCCCATACCCTTCAACGTAGCTACACCTACAACACCATAAACCTTAGCGATGACAACTTCCCCAATCCCTGCTCAAGAATCCTCTGTTAGCTGGTATATCCTGCTGCAACAATTAATAGATGGCCAATCCTTGTCCCGTACTCAAGCTGCTGAATTGATGCAAGGTTGGCTGAGTGAAGCGGTTCCCCCAGAGTTATCAGGGGCTATTTTAACAGCGCTGAACTTTAGAGGCATTTCTGCCGACGAGTTGACCGGCATGGCTGAAGTATTACAATCTCAGTGTTCCCCACTCAATACTCAGCACTTACCACGGGCTAAACGCCCCGCTACCGCTAACACTACTGTAATAGATACCTGTGGCACTGGTGGAGATGGTTCATCAACCTTTAATATTTCCACAGCGGTTGCTTTTGTCGCCGCAGCATCTGGCGTACCCGTCGCTAAACACGGCAATCGTTCAGCTTCCAGTCTCACCGGGAGTGCAGATGTATTGGAAGCCTTGGGTGTAAACTTGAGTGCCTCTAGTGACAAGGTGCAAGCAGCACTACAAGAGGTGGGGATCACTTTCTTGTTTGCCCCTGGTTGGCATCCAGCCCTCAAGGCAGTTGCCTCATTACGGCGGACTTTGAAAGTGCGAACAGTTTTTAATTTGCTTGGGCCGTTAGTAAATCCCTTGCGTCCAACTGGGCAAGTGGTAGGGTTATTTACTCCCAAACTTTTGGCAACTGTTGCTGAAGCTTTACAGAATTTGGGCAAGGAAAAGGCGATTGTGCTGCACGGGCGAGAAAAACTCGATGAGGCTGGGTTAGGAGATGAAACTGACTTGGCAGTGTTATCAGATGGAGAAGTGCAGTTAACTACCATTAATCCCCTGGATTTGGATTTAACGCCTGCTACCATAGGTATGCTTCGGGGTGGGGATGTCCAAGAGAATGCGGTGATTCTCAAGGCGGTACTCCAAGGTAAGGGAACTCAGGCGCAACAAGATGCAGTTGCCTTAAATGCGTCGTTGGCGCTGCAAGTAGCGGGTACGATCGCATTGCTGGATCACGCCCAAGGGATTAAAGTAGCTAAGGATATCCTAGAAAGTGGCGCGGCTTGGACAAAGTTGGAGCAGTTAGTTGAGTTTCTGGGGAATTGATTTGCGATCGCAATTGCGGGCGAAATTCTACCACATTACGTTTGATGGTAACATCGTAGTTACCAAAAAAGTCATGTCCTAAAAGTCCAGTTTCTAGTTCTGCCCCTGCGATCGCTACTGCTACTTTATTCACTATTACCCCGCCAACTGCCATCGAATTAACGTAGCCCACAGGAAATTCTACAGATCTAGAACTAGCGGTGTTTGCCTTAGCTCTCCCTACTGGCACTATTCCCAAAGCATTAGCCATTTCTTGGGTGATCACAGTGCCACTGGCTCCTGTATCCACAATCATCTCAAATTGTCGCTGGTCATTGAAGGTAACTTCGATAATTGGCGTTCCACCAATTCGCCTTTTAATTGGGGCTGTAAATACTGCTTCATCTGGAATCAGCACTACTGATGAGGGCAAACGTGGCTCTGGTGGTAAGGGTTTAGTTTCTTGTAGTGGCGATAGAGGTGAGGTATACTTTGGTGTGATTGCTGTGTGGGGAACAAGAACTACTATCCTCTTCGGTTCGGCAACGCGCACAGGGCGAGGATTAACTTGCCGTTTGGCATATTTGATTTGGCGTCGATATTCAGTAATCTTGGTTTGAGCGATCGCAAATTCTGGGCTTTGTCGCCGTACTCTTTGCATCAGCGCGATCGCATCCTGGTACTGATTCGCCACCAAAGTCCAATCACCTGGGGATTGAGCAGATTGGCTGATACTCCAAGCGCCAACGGCTTTGTCTAGCCCCATCTCAAAAAGACTTGGTTCAGTTTCAGACGGCTCTAGCGGCTGTGCTTCTGGGGTAGCTGTTGGTGTTGCTGGTTCGACGGCAGGCTGTATTGATGGCAGATCCACAATTGGCGCGGGTTGCTCATTGCCACCAGTCGCAATGTTCCGTTTGTCTTCACTACAGGCAACACACAAAACCGCGAGAGCGCTTGAGAGAAAAATTAGGGTTGCACGGGATAAAAAGGACTGAAGCATAATTAATTTTAACTGCCCAAGCTTTGCCAAATCCACTCCAGCTACTTAAATTCCCTTTTAATTTTAATTAACTATTCTAAAAACTCCCAATTGCTCAACTCATGGGATAATTAACAATCGCAGTATTAGGGCATGGGGCATAGAGAATGGGGAATAGGGAAGAGTTTTCCCAATGCCTAATGCTTAATGCCCAATGCCCGATCCCCCGTACCCAATTTATCGCCTATGCCCCTGTCTGACGCAATACCAGCTTTACTTGTCCTGGCAGATGGAACCATCTATCGCGGTTGGTCTTTTGGTGCGACGGGAACCGCGATCGGAGAAGTGGTGTTTAACACTGGCATGACCGGCTACCAAGAAGTACTGACTGACCCTAGTTACTGCGGTCAGATTGTCATTTTTACCTATCCTGAATTAGGGAATACTGGCGTCAATCCTGAAGATGAGGAATCAGATGGCCCCCAAGTGCGGGGTGCGATCGCGCGCAATATTTGTCACCGACCAAGTAACTGGCGATCGACACAATCCTTACCTGACTACCTTAAACAAAACCAAGTACCAGGGATATACGGCATCGATACCCGCGCCCTCACCCGCAAAATTCGGATGTTTGGAGCGATGAACGGTGGCATTTCCACAGCTATTCTTGATGAGGGGGAATTGCTAGAGCAGGTACAGGCGGTTCCCAACATGGCGGGATTGAATCTGGTTCGTGAAGTCACCACCCCAACGGCTTATGAATGGTCAGATCCCACAATTCCAGCTTGGGAATTCAACTCTGAGGCTGCGGAAAATCTTGGGGAACCCTTTACCGTTGTTGCCCTTGACTTTGGCGTAAAACGCAATATTTTGCGTCGCTTAGTAAGTTACGGTTGTCGGGTGATTGTTGTGCCTGCTGATACGCCACCAGAGGAAATCCTCAACTACAATCCAGATGGTGTGTTTCTTTCTAATGGGCCTGGCGACCCTGCTGCTGTCACCGAAGGGATTGCAACTGCCAAAGCCCTCCTGTTAAGTAAAAAACCCATCTTTGGGATTTGTATGGGACACCAAATTTTAGGTCATGCATTAGGGGCAGAAACCTATAAACTCAAATTTGGTCACCGTGGTTTAAATCAGCCTGCCGGCTTACAACAACGGGTAGAAATTACCAGCCAAAACCACAGTTTTGCTATTGACCCAGATTCTTTACCTACGGCAGTTGTGGAAATCAGCCACCTGAACTTAAACGATCGCACCATTGCCGGGGTACGTCACAAATCTCTGCCTGTATTCTCCGTACAGTATCACCCAGAAGCCAGTCCTGGCCCTCACGATGCTGATTACTTGTTTGAGCAATTTGTTCAAGTCATGCGAACAGCACGTCAAGCCGTTGCAGCCGAGGTGAGGTAAAAATAGGGAATGCGGCATGGAGCATGGGGCATAGGGCATAGGGAT from Nostoc sp. UHCC 0926 includes these protein-coding regions:
- the trpD gene encoding anthranilate phosphoribosyltransferase, with the translated sequence MTTSPIPAQESSVSWYILLQQLIDGQSLSRTQAAELMQGWLSEAVPPELSGAILTALNFRGISADELTGMAEVLQSQCSPLNTQHLPRAKRPATANTTVIDTCGTGGDGSSTFNISTAVAFVAAASGVPVAKHGNRSASSLTGSADVLEALGVNLSASSDKVQAALQEVGITFLFAPGWHPALKAVASLRRTLKVRTVFNLLGPLVNPLRPTGQVVGLFTPKLLATVAEALQNLGKEKAIVLHGREKLDEAGLGDETDLAVLSDGEVQLTTINPLDLDLTPATIGMLRGGDVQENAVILKAVLQGKGTQAQQDAVALNASLALQVAGTIALLDHAQGIKVAKDILESGAAWTKLEQLVEFLGN
- a CDS encoding retropepsin-like aspartic protease family protein is translated as MLQSFLSRATLIFLSSALAVLCVACSEDKRNIATGGNEQPAPIVDLPSIQPAVEPATPTATPEAQPLEPSETEPSLFEMGLDKAVGAWSISQSAQSPGDWTLVANQYQDAIALMQRVRRQSPEFAIAQTKITEYRRQIKYAKRQVNPRPVRVAEPKRIVVLVPHTAITPKYTSPLSPLQETKPLPPEPRLPSSVVLIPDEAVFTAPIKRRIGGTPIIEVTFNDQRQFEMIVDTGASGTVITQEMANALGIVPVGRAKANTASSRSVEFPVGYVNSMAVGGVIVNKVAVAIAGAELETGLLGHDFFGNYDVTIKRNVVEFRPQLRSQINSPETQLTAPTLSKPRHFLGYP
- the carA gene encoding glutamine-hydrolyzing carbamoyl-phosphate synthase small subunit — encoded protein: MPLSDAIPALLVLADGTIYRGWSFGATGTAIGEVVFNTGMTGYQEVLTDPSYCGQIVIFTYPELGNTGVNPEDEESDGPQVRGAIARNICHRPSNWRSTQSLPDYLKQNQVPGIYGIDTRALTRKIRMFGAMNGGISTAILDEGELLEQVQAVPNMAGLNLVREVTTPTAYEWSDPTIPAWEFNSEAAENLGEPFTVVALDFGVKRNILRRLVSYGCRVIVVPADTPPEEILNYNPDGVFLSNGPGDPAAVTEGIATAKALLLSKKPIFGICMGHQILGHALGAETYKLKFGHRGLNQPAGLQQRVEITSQNHSFAIDPDSLPTAVVEISHLNLNDRTIAGVRHKSLPVFSVQYHPEASPGPHDADYLFEQFVQVMRTARQAVAAEVR